One segment of Cerasicoccus sp. TK19100 DNA contains the following:
- a CDS encoding diadenylate cyclase, with protein sequence MWGYQRTFQISVKNAAANLFKELSPDFETEVFLLGLRREEEENSHPVCLEPENCGFKPEDFSGVREDAEHRYALAPERDIITTVQSHYDSIQRRVRAHAMHDAVSSVLNGWRNQRPGTYHFSGLLPVLNYDVGVVLYVHDPKGHGALNLAKVHAERRYGPSKSFLDAVIAEFLTDCRRSLYKPEPEFIAIFSERSPAETLRAAGARLMDTPIWAVKKIEGLYGLFRSCNVIASLTYEKAAISGGMLIVNRNHPNIEFALTLLEPVPLTSYRQVRKLLEMVGHAERLICDGRAILGFGHVRGKYDQTSADLFEVRFYGHYLWELRHDGHALMRVRYGTPELPLTPIDLIKLADDIRRIFPDIATKDVDRLVGLSQAAYAQKKGTLLIVIQDAESEAKRLANQATPIEPISLTTDLVGRLTSIDGALLIDPTGICYAIGVILDGMATQLGDPGRGARYNSSVRYIADKNECMAIIVSEDGNAEWIPNLKPQLKRSELENAEKEVNAVLSLSALDDDRACAILEWLRKHQFYLSDSLCEMANQLFARHTKYRDENGLIYVSYPCFEPHPDMNDEYLI encoded by the coding sequence ATGTGGGGCTATCAACGTACCTTTCAGATTTCAGTCAAGAATGCCGCTGCTAATCTGTTTAAAGAACTCAGTCCCGACTTTGAAACCGAGGTTTTCTTGCTGGGATTACGCCGCGAAGAGGAGGAGAATTCGCACCCAGTCTGCCTCGAACCTGAAAACTGTGGATTTAAGCCCGAGGACTTTTCCGGAGTCAGAGAAGATGCTGAGCACCGGTATGCCTTGGCCCCTGAGCGGGATATCATCACGACAGTTCAATCGCACTATGACTCCATCCAGCGAAGGGTGCGGGCACATGCGATGCACGACGCGGTATCATCCGTTCTCAATGGCTGGAGAAATCAACGCCCAGGAACCTACCATTTCTCAGGCTTATTGCCTGTGCTGAATTATGATGTTGGAGTCGTCCTCTATGTTCATGACCCGAAAGGACATGGCGCTTTAAACCTTGCCAAAGTGCATGCGGAAAGACGCTACGGTCCGTCCAAGTCATTTCTAGATGCGGTAATCGCCGAATTTCTTACGGATTGTCGTAGGTCTCTGTATAAACCTGAGCCCGAGTTCATTGCTATCTTTAGTGAACGCTCACCAGCAGAGACCTTGCGAGCGGCTGGGGCCAGACTGATGGACACGCCCATTTGGGCGGTAAAGAAAATTGAAGGCCTGTACGGCCTTTTCCGGTCGTGTAATGTCATCGCTTCACTCACCTATGAGAAGGCGGCAATTTCGGGAGGGATGCTTATCGTCAATCGAAACCATCCCAATATTGAGTTTGCATTGACCCTCTTGGAGCCCGTACCGCTAACTTCATATCGCCAAGTTCGCAAGTTGCTGGAAATGGTTGGGCACGCAGAACGTCTTATTTGTGACGGGCGTGCTATATTGGGCTTTGGCCACGTTCGGGGAAAATATGATCAGACCAGCGCAGATCTCTTTGAGGTGCGGTTTTATGGACATTATTTATGGGAACTGCGCCACGATGGGCACGCATTAATGCGAGTCCGGTATGGTACTCCTGAATTGCCCCTGACACCAATTGACCTGATCAAGCTTGCTGATGACATTCGCAGGATTTTCCCTGACATTGCCACTAAGGATGTAGACCGGCTTGTCGGTCTTTCTCAAGCAGCCTACGCCCAGAAAAAGGGAACACTATTGATTGTTATTCAGGACGCAGAATCCGAGGCAAAGCGTTTGGCCAACCAAGCCACGCCGATTGAGCCGATATCGCTGACAACTGATCTGGTTGGTCGTTTAACTTCAATTGATGGGGCGCTATTGATCGACCCCACGGGCATTTGCTATGCAATTGGTGTCATTTTAGACGGTATGGCTACGCAATTGGGCGATCCGGGCCGAGGAGCCCGTTACAATTCAAGCGTTCGCTACATCGCCGATAAAAATGAATGCATGGCAATCATAGTTTCTGAAGATGGGAACGCCGAATGGATACCCAACCTGAAGCCGCAACTGAAGCGCAGCGAGCTTGAGAATGCAGAGAAGGAAGTAAATGCGGTGTTAAGTCTTTCCGCATTGGACGACGACCGGGCGTGCGCAATTCTTGAATGGCTGAGGAAACACCAATTCTACCTCTCCGACTCGCTATGCGAAATGGCAAATCAGCTCTTTGCCCGCCACACAAAATACCGCGATGAAAACGGCCTGATTTATGTTTCATACCCATGCTTTGAGCCGCATCCTGACATGAATGATGAATATTTAATCTGA
- a CDS encoding DUF3800 domain-containing protein, whose translation MDAINRSDHSFFCDETGNSGRNFIDPQQPIFVYGGWLVKHEDRPSLMRAIEDFERDNGFDSGKEVKGAQLIKSQRGRQYIASLIQLMAQKAIPYFYLAEKRFAVCAKIVESFYDPAYNANIENSELLDPDARQSWAQKFYEGPDQLIEEFAKAYQDGEAGAITANYQAWIEYFRQTNDEESLRRLEGIESTIGEDVGSESAAINEQITGWSSLNMPLFVGMFQDIENHFPVSIDLVHDSIKEFSQCFEKVFGLYKNAKPGAILFKDGRRINYGLENITSLTFASSEIQPLIRGADCMIAAVREYTKRAFKGESIDEYLTRAAHPAIGGWVCEMLTGMHPTLGGTPKTGTMMSSGQFSVAVFTRMMETMKGDADRQ comes from the coding sequence ATGGATGCCATAAACCGATCAGACCATTCGTTCTTCTGCGACGAAACAGGAAATAGCGGAAGAAATTTCATCGATCCGCAACAACCCATTTTCGTTTATGGCGGGTGGCTCGTAAAACACGAAGATCGCCCATCCTTAATGAGGGCGATCGAGGATTTTGAGCGTGATAATGGCTTTGATTCCGGCAAGGAAGTGAAGGGAGCTCAACTCATCAAATCTCAAAGAGGCCGCCAATACATAGCATCCTTGATACAACTCATGGCGCAGAAAGCCATTCCCTATTTTTACTTAGCCGAAAAGCGTTTTGCCGTATGTGCAAAGATCGTCGAATCATTCTACGACCCTGCCTATAACGCCAACATTGAAAATTCTGAGCTGCTTGATCCCGACGCACGCCAAAGCTGGGCGCAGAAATTTTATGAAGGTCCAGACCAGCTAATCGAGGAATTCGCAAAAGCCTATCAGGATGGCGAGGCCGGTGCCATCACGGCGAACTACCAGGCGTGGATCGAATACTTCAGGCAAACTAACGACGAAGAAAGCTTACGTCGCCTGGAAGGGATTGAATCCACCATCGGAGAGGATGTGGGCTCAGAATCCGCAGCGATCAACGAACAAATCACCGGTTGGAGCAGTTTAAATATGCCCTTATTCGTAGGAATGTTCCAAGACATTGAAAATCATTTTCCAGTATCGATTGACCTTGTGCATGACTCAATCAAGGAGTTTTCCCAATGCTTTGAAAAAGTCTTTGGTTTATACAAAAATGCTAAGCCAGGGGCTATTCTATTTAAGGACGGCAGGAGAATAAATTATGGCTTGGAAAACATCACATCCCTCACTTTTGCCTCTTCAGAAATTCAACCACTGATCCGGGGGGCAGATTGCATGATTGCCGCAGTGCGTGAGTATACGAAACGCGCCTTTAAGGGAGAGTCCATTGATGAATACTTAACTCGTGCAGCGCATCCCGCGATCGGCGGCTGGGTGTGTGAAATGTTGACGGGCATGCATCCGACTCTCGGTGGCACTCCGAAAACCGGAACCATGATGTCTTCAGGTCAATTCAGCGTGGCGGTGTTCACACGAATGATGGAAACCATGAAGGGGGATGCCGATAGGCAGTAA
- a CDS encoding PEP-CTERM sorting domain-containing protein, with amino-acid sequence MRLTLIRPVCLVFLSLPLLPCICEAVFAINDTLAIDFSKLDTTTGPAEDPSGAWNNITGPSLGFGVNADPIPTATNLVRYADGASTGVSLSLLLPATSQVGISSSTILVDPSASFTATGAIPSSAQSDAVVGAKILDAHSETTVTFRFNNLNDGLLYNLEFQSWSNAYDYNVKDYIIQLGLLSEQTISVDPNSLPSVYGFNNIATNGSGQITLTIQGLEKGADTAVINAMALTAIPEPATYALVLSTLSLLGILIRSNNKRM; translated from the coding sequence ATGCGCTTAACATTAATTCGCCCCGTCTGTCTCGTCTTTCTATCCCTGCCTCTGCTTCCCTGCATTTGTGAGGCGGTTTTTGCTATCAATGATACCCTTGCTATAGATTTTTCTAAGCTGGACACGACAACAGGGCCAGCGGAAGACCCAAGTGGAGCATGGAACAATATCACTGGACCAAGCTTGGGTTTCGGCGTAAATGCAGATCCGATCCCAACAGCTACAAATCTCGTGCGGTACGCCGACGGGGCATCAACGGGTGTTTCCTTAAGCCTACTATTACCTGCGACATCGCAAGTTGGTATTAGCAGTTCTACCATACTGGTGGATCCCAGCGCCAGCTTTACTGCGACTGGGGCTATCCCTAGCAGTGCTCAAAGTGATGCCGTAGTCGGAGCGAAAATTCTGGACGCTCACTCAGAAACAACGGTTACCTTTCGTTTTAACAATTTGAATGATGGGTTGCTCTATAACCTTGAATTTCAGTCATGGAGCAATGCATACGATTATAACGTAAAAGACTATATCATTCAATTAGGCCTACTAAGCGAGCAAACGATTTCTGTCGACCCGAATAGCCTACCGTCTGTCTACGGTTTTAACAACATTGCGACCAATGGCTCAGGGCAGATCACTCTTACTATTCAGGGCCTTGAGAAAGGAGCGGATACAGCGGTTATCAATGCGATGGCCCTGACCGCGATTCCCGAACCAGCCACATATGCCTTAGTACTTAGCACGCTAAGCCTCCTTGGAATTCTCATCCGTTCAAACAACAAGCGGATGTAG
- a CDS encoding alpha-L-rhamnosidase: MKTLLEATSWISSQAAPQNDMPSPATYFRKSFIIKNMPSSAYLVITALGLYDAEINAATVGDQVFAPGWTCYEKRVPFQRYDVLALLSVGENVIGVTLGDGWYCGHVAWMGRGIYGPQSCLRAALVIDNADGSQEVISTDATWKENTGPIVGNDLLMGEIFDARKALVGWSQSGYNDSGWQSAKKASPVLEPELCEPLVQPVRRIQTMPAQNAWDLYADGRRYRIFDFGQNFAGRIKLHILAAKGTQLRFRYGEMVTQEKTLYTENLRTAKSTDYYICNGNGSETWEPKFTFHGFRYVEVDITELNVSDSFEITGVVLHNDMEVTGQFECSNPLLNQLQHNILWGQKSNFLEAPTDCPQRDERLGWTGDAQVFIRTACFNMDVQRFFHKWMQDHRDSQGEIGNIPPVVPHFNMFNEIKNGGPAWSDATIICPWTIYLCYGDNQILMDHYESMCRYMNYLKEHASKDCIPSHPDLDFFPGFGDWLALDGGATVQGLTAYDLIGTAFYAYDAELMAKIASILGRTEDADKFHALRAQVVSAFQRRFVTPDGLLVSATQTAYVLALHFDLLPEHLRPIAAQELVRNIKNKEMHIGTGFVGTPYVLEVLENAGYLDVAYQLLEQESFPSWLFPVKNGATTIWERWDGWTPEKGFQDISMNSFNHYAYGAVGAWMYQTVAGLELDPNEPGYRHIIFRPRPGGSITWAKASLKTPQGLVSINWQLSESELKLEITIPEGSHASLEIPEGFTASEAEYSPGTYSLSLKKA; this comes from the coding sequence ATGAAAACCCTACTTGAAGCAACCTCCTGGATATCCAGCCAAGCAGCACCGCAAAATGATATGCCAAGCCCGGCAACTTATTTTCGGAAAAGTTTTATTATCAAAAATATGCCAAGCTCAGCTTATTTGGTCATTACCGCTCTGGGATTATATGACGCAGAAATTAATGCTGCCACAGTTGGCGATCAAGTCTTCGCGCCTGGTTGGACCTGCTACGAGAAACGCGTTCCCTTCCAGCGATATGACGTCCTCGCGTTGCTAAGCGTGGGAGAGAACGTTATCGGCGTCACCCTAGGTGATGGATGGTATTGTGGGCATGTTGCTTGGATGGGACGTGGGATCTACGGTCCTCAAAGCTGCCTCCGTGCTGCACTGGTCATCGATAATGCTGACGGAAGCCAAGAAGTCATTTCTACTGACGCCACATGGAAAGAAAACACTGGCCCAATCGTGGGCAATGACCTCCTCATGGGCGAAATCTTTGATGCGCGCAAGGCACTCGTAGGCTGGTCGCAATCCGGCTACAATGATTCGGGTTGGCAGTCTGCAAAGAAGGCGTCACCAGTATTGGAACCTGAGCTTTGCGAACCTCTCGTGCAACCTGTTCGACGGATACAGACGATGCCCGCTCAGAATGCGTGGGACCTGTACGCCGATGGTCGTCGCTATCGGATTTTTGACTTCGGACAGAATTTCGCTGGTCGGATCAAACTGCACATCTTAGCGGCGAAAGGCACCCAGTTGCGCTTTCGCTACGGTGAAATGGTAACTCAGGAGAAAACTTTATATACCGAGAATCTGCGTACCGCTAAATCCACCGATTACTACATATGTAATGGTAATGGCTCGGAGACTTGGGAGCCTAAGTTCACTTTTCATGGGTTCCGATATGTTGAAGTCGACATAACCGAACTTAACGTATCAGACAGTTTCGAAATAACCGGCGTCGTATTACACAACGATATGGAGGTTACGGGGCAGTTTGAATGTTCCAATCCACTGCTTAATCAACTGCAGCACAATATTCTCTGGGGGCAGAAAAGTAATTTCTTGGAAGCGCCGACAGATTGTCCACAGCGAGACGAACGCCTTGGCTGGACCGGAGACGCTCAAGTATTTATCCGTACTGCTTGCTTCAACATGGACGTGCAGCGCTTCTTTCACAAATGGATGCAAGACCACCGTGACTCCCAAGGCGAAATTGGCAATATACCACCGGTCGTGCCTCACTTTAACATGTTCAATGAGATCAAGAATGGTGGACCGGCATGGTCCGATGCCACGATCATATGCCCTTGGACAATCTATCTCTGTTACGGCGACAATCAAATCCTAATGGACCACTATGAGAGTATGTGTCGTTACATGAATTATCTCAAGGAGCATGCGAGCAAGGACTGCATTCCATCGCACCCGGACCTAGACTTTTTCCCTGGCTTCGGGGATTGGCTGGCACTGGATGGTGGTGCCACCGTTCAAGGTCTAACCGCATACGATTTAATTGGCACCGCGTTTTATGCCTATGACGCAGAGTTGATGGCCAAGATAGCATCGATCCTCGGGCGCACCGAAGACGCAGACAAATTTCATGCGCTTCGAGCGCAGGTTGTTTCTGCATTTCAGCGGCGATTTGTAACGCCGGATGGACTGCTGGTTTCAGCGACTCAAACAGCCTACGTGCTTGCACTGCATTTCGATCTCCTACCGGAGCATTTGCGTCCTATTGCGGCGCAAGAGCTCGTGCGCAATATCAAAAACAAGGAAATGCACATTGGCACTGGATTTGTCGGCACCCCATACGTTCTGGAGGTGCTCGAAAATGCTGGGTACTTGGATGTTGCATACCAACTTCTGGAACAAGAAAGCTTCCCCTCATGGCTCTTTCCAGTCAAGAATGGTGCTACTACTATCTGGGAGCGCTGGGATGGTTGGACTCCCGAAAAAGGCTTTCAGGACATCAGCATGAATTCTTTCAATCACTACGCTTACGGTGCAGTTGGTGCCTGGATGTATCAAACAGTGGCTGGCCTAGAGCTCGATCCAAATGAGCCCGGATATAGGCATATCATTTTTCGACCAAGACCCGGTGGTTCCATCACATGGGCTAAGGCCTCTCTAAAGACGCCGCAGGGGCTAGTGTCCATCAACTGGCAACTGTCCGAATCAGAGCTCAAACTAGAGATCACGATTCCGGAAGGTTCCCATGCCAGCCTAGAAATACCGGAGGGATTCACCGCCTCCGAAGCTGAATATAGCCCTGGCACATACAGCCTTAGCTTGAAGAAAGCATAA
- a CDS encoding helix-turn-helix domain-containing protein, with translation MSNQPVLKADTYYSRNAAIGIFRMPDQNTIPEHEHEFVEIALVIGGKGVHVTGQYRHNIGRGDVLVIRGQRSHFYEQTRKLSLINIMFAEDLLRESTLRIGALDGFHPLFTFEFTRWEQREYTGHFRLGESDLRASVDCINGIETELNLGGIESDYLARCRLQILLGMLARCYGRSEQSPSNLDRRLGEVLTRIDKYPHVPYTVTDMALDAGMSKRSLLRYFKKATDQSPTAYVLKKRIQLAEILLKEARADTMTDIAFHCGFSDSNYFSRLFKQHTGMSPRQYRQLE, from the coding sequence ATGTCAAATCAGCCCGTTCTCAAAGCCGACACCTACTACAGTCGAAATGCAGCGATTGGCATCTTCCGAATGCCTGACCAAAATACGATACCGGAACATGAACATGAGTTTGTTGAGATCGCGCTGGTCATCGGAGGAAAGGGGGTTCACGTAACGGGGCAATATCGGCATAATATCGGCCGGGGGGATGTACTCGTCATACGTGGACAGCGGAGCCACTTCTATGAGCAAACCCGCAAGCTAAGTCTGATCAATATCATGTTTGCTGAAGATCTGCTCCGCGAGTCGACACTACGTATTGGTGCATTAGACGGCTTTCACCCGCTCTTTACCTTTGAGTTCACACGTTGGGAACAGCGGGAATACACTGGACATTTCCGCTTGGGAGAATCAGATCTTCGTGCGTCTGTTGACTGTATCAATGGTATTGAGACCGAACTGAACTTAGGCGGCATCGAGTCAGACTATCTTGCTCGCTGCCGACTTCAGATATTGTTGGGCATGTTAGCCCGCTGCTATGGCCGGTCGGAGCAGTCACCGTCCAATCTTGATCGGCGATTGGGTGAGGTGCTCACTCGCATCGACAAATATCCCCATGTCCCCTACACGGTTACGGACATGGCTCTGGATGCTGGCATGTCCAAGCGATCGCTCTTGCGCTATTTCAAAAAGGCAACGGATCAATCGCCTACGGCCTATGTATTGAAAAAGCGCATACAGTTAGCTGAAATCCTCCTTAAAGAGGCTCGAGCTGATACGATGACGGACATTGCATTCCACTGTGGTTTTTCAGATAGTAATTACTTTAGCCGTCTGTTCAAACAACACACCGGGATGTCGCCCAGGCAGTATCGTCAGCTCGAGTGA
- a CDS encoding polysaccharide deacetylase family protein, with protein MKFPNFDSKLSVALLLCLCLSVEAEEPISTGLPQTKPYVPSDPNQLMTLGAPEGVRFEVPQNLIWPETPGEADICLWKDDKFAAASITIDDNCKPDHKYWLELCDELGIKITWFMITGGENRGNLSFNGTWEDWQKLVDAGHAVESHTTDHRAANKWIKEEKRFEPLLTEEEIREGYGASQYLLNNEMMNSRCLTIAYPYGAGNAEIAAQYFIAARGTSGKINEANRINYIYTTKGGLRQAYIDVLLTGQTENEPRWLNMRNKENMRGWIAPLYHYISSGGTAEEKAASRERVFADVRNLASYKDRIWIDTFPAVAKYGQERDSATLKVISSNTDQISITLIDRMKDDIFDMPLTVKVRLPDSWSAVTATQNGKPIEVSYLKHEGNPYALVQAVPDRGEILLVP; from the coding sequence ATGAAATTCCCCAATTTTGATTCCAAACTTTCAGTAGCATTGCTTTTGTGTCTCTGCCTTTCCGTCGAAGCAGAAGAACCCATCTCAACTGGCCTGCCTCAAACCAAACCATATGTGCCCAGTGATCCGAATCAATTGATGACTCTGGGAGCTCCCGAAGGCGTTCGCTTCGAAGTGCCCCAGAACCTCATCTGGCCCGAAACCCCAGGCGAGGCGGATATCTGCCTCTGGAAAGACGATAAATTTGCGGCCGCAAGTATCACGATCGACGATAACTGTAAGCCCGACCACAAATACTGGCTCGAACTCTGTGATGAGCTTGGCATCAAGATCACCTGGTTCATGATTACCGGCGGCGAGAATCGGGGGAATCTGAGTTTCAACGGCACTTGGGAGGACTGGCAGAAACTCGTCGATGCAGGCCACGCGGTCGAAAGCCATACAACCGACCACAGGGCGGCAAACAAGTGGATCAAAGAAGAAAAACGCTTCGAGCCCCTTTTGACTGAAGAGGAAATACGCGAGGGCTACGGTGCTTCCCAATATCTGCTGAATAATGAAATGATGAATAGCCGCTGCCTGACCATCGCCTACCCGTATGGTGCGGGTAATGCCGAGATCGCCGCCCAGTATTTCATCGCGGCTCGGGGAACGAGCGGGAAGATCAACGAAGCCAATCGTATCAACTATATATATACCACAAAAGGTGGACTTCGACAGGCCTATATCGATGTTCTGCTGACTGGTCAGACCGAAAATGAACCGAGATGGCTAAACATGAGGAATAAGGAAAACATGCGTGGTTGGATAGCCCCCCTCTATCACTATATTTCTAGTGGCGGGACTGCTGAAGAAAAGGCGGCATCTCGCGAACGGGTTTTTGCAGATGTGCGCAACTTAGCCTCCTACAAGGATCGTATCTGGATCGACACCTTCCCTGCCGTCGCCAAGTATGGCCAAGAACGCGACAGCGCCACTCTAAAGGTAATTTCGTCCAACACGGACCAAATCAGCATAACGCTCATAGACCGAATGAAGGACGACATCTTCGATATGCCGCTCACCGTGAAGGTTCGCTTGCCTGATAGCTGGTCTGCCGTCACCGCAACCCAGAACGGCAAGCCTATCGAGGTGTCCTACCTCAAGCACGAAGGCAATCCATACGCCTTGGTGCAGGCTGTTCCAGATCGCGGCGAGATCTTACTTGTGCCCTAA
- a CDS encoding LacI family DNA-binding transcriptional regulator: MNIRELARLAGVSKTTAAYAVKNDQRISESVRQRIQALAKVNGYNPNPLVKAYMQEMRKGKVEKSRQYSLCYLSSLDPISGKPRHVKYLFEQDIIAGASFEAEKLGYPFEVIICDPGQMSRARLSQIIFSRGIRGLLIGPSGQAYTKLDLDWSSVAAIAYGHSVVKPELSRFNSNYQKAILDFADRAFARKYQTIIFAFEQDTDKRAERRWLSAASALQAIHGRQKIKFKVDDYRNLPGYILGQLSKSKAPVIMGPSGLLEELRQHGVLIPEDVGFVANDDEHPNTTTAISQPNYIIGRLAIDQLSMLVECGRWGPPEIPCTQTIDCGWHEGETLPSR; encoded by the coding sequence ATGAATATTCGAGAACTTGCCCGTTTGGCGGGTGTCAGCAAAACCACGGCAGCTTATGCCGTGAAGAACGACCAACGCATCAGCGAGTCAGTACGGCAACGGATTCAGGCGCTGGCAAAGGTAAACGGCTACAACCCGAATCCGCTGGTTAAGGCTTATATGCAGGAAATGCGCAAAGGTAAGGTGGAGAAATCTCGCCAGTATTCGCTATGCTACCTGTCCAGTCTCGATCCAATTAGCGGCAAGCCAAGGCACGTCAAATATCTTTTCGAGCAAGACATCATTGCGGGCGCATCGTTCGAAGCGGAAAAGCTTGGCTATCCGTTTGAGGTCATCATATGCGATCCCGGGCAGATGAGCCGAGCACGCCTTAGCCAGATCATTTTCTCCCGCGGCATTCGAGGCCTCCTCATCGGGCCCAGTGGACAAGCATATACCAAACTAGATCTCGATTGGTCTTCTGTCGCAGCCATTGCCTACGGCCATAGTGTGGTGAAACCAGAATTGAGCCGATTCAACTCCAATTATCAGAAAGCAATATTGGACTTCGCGGACCGCGCTTTCGCTCGTAAATATCAAACCATTATCTTTGCCTTTGAGCAAGACACTGACAAGCGGGCTGAACGGCGTTGGCTTAGTGCCGCTAGCGCTCTGCAGGCGATTCATGGCCGGCAAAAGATAAAATTCAAAGTCGATGATTATCGCAACCTTCCTGGCTACATCCTTGGCCAACTATCAAAATCCAAGGCGCCAGTAATCATGGGGCCCAGCGGCTTATTGGAGGAATTGCGCCAACATGGCGTTCTTATCCCTGAAGATGTTGGATTCGTTGCCAATGACGATGAACACCCTAATACTACTACCGCAATTAGCCAGCCCAACTACATCATTGGCAGACTGGCGATCGACCAATTATCCATGCTAGTTGAATGCGGGCGCTGGGGCCCACCTGAAATTCCTTGTACGCAAACCATAGATTGCGGCTGGCATGAAGGCGAGACGCTGCCGAGTCGGTGA
- a CDS encoding PEP-CTERM sorting domain-containing protein, which translates to MKLPSTLFTLTLALSSFSASATVFTLISDTADTYIGLNSSDEPVIGDVNGGLLLNGDNNSAFNNLDGASILVFELPDLAGETLADATLEFTITGGSYLALGGSGTLPKGIDLYGLRYNSASTVQISDYGFGDNPGNGTELQQDVFEITTNDNGSGWPSTISSDIPGGANIASWIQSLYDSGAVAGDYAFLRLNLDDGTNNALFIASGNSTDISVRPNLTLTTVPEPSIYTALFGLLTLGFVLQRRRR; encoded by the coding sequence ATGAAATTACCATCAACATTGTTTACACTCACCTTGGCATTGTCCAGCTTTTCGGCCTCCGCCACGGTCTTCACACTTATCTCGGATACAGCGGACACCTATATAGGCCTCAATTCTTCGGACGAGCCAGTCATTGGTGATGTTAACGGCGGACTTTTGCTGAACGGTGACAACAACTCTGCCTTTAACAATTTGGATGGTGCGTCGATCCTAGTTTTTGAACTCCCGGACCTGGCCGGCGAAACGCTCGCCGACGCTACTTTGGAGTTCACCATTACTGGCGGTAGTTATCTGGCACTCGGTGGATCGGGGACACTGCCCAAGGGAATTGACTTATATGGCCTGCGCTATAATTCGGCGTCTACCGTGCAGATATCTGATTATGGCTTTGGCGATAATCCCGGCAATGGCACAGAGCTCCAGCAGGATGTTTTTGAAATTACGACGAATGATAATGGGAGCGGCTGGCCCTCGACAATTAGCTCCGACATCCCAGGCGGCGCGAACATCGCCTCCTGGATACAGTCACTCTACGATTCAGGCGCTGTCGCTGGTGACTACGCATTCCTCCGCTTGAATCTAGACGATGGCACGAATAACGCGCTTTTCATTGCCTCGGGCAATTCTACTGACATCAGCGTTCGTCCGAACTTGACACTTACCACTGTGCCAGAGCCGTCGATTTACACTGCGTTGTTTGGCCTGTTGACTTTGGGTTTCGTACTGCAGCGTCGGCGCCGCTAA
- a CDS encoding IS110 family transposase, translating into MNSVNYIAIDISKDSLQVKSISETTCLPYSEPGLARLRDIALKYHAPLVVCEATGGYERTLLDFLHERSIAVALVNPARVRAFARSEGINAKTDPIDAEILLNYAQEKKPLGTPPPAPGRAQLTAWLDRRSQLTEQLAREKNRMAKCVSELRDDIRAMVDYIETRLKAIEDHIRKLLQNHPEMSQQAQCMQAIKGIGETTAWTILGYLGEVGSIGRNQLVALAGLAPFNRDSGLRQGKRSIYAGRAKVRKCLYMAATCAAVHNPVIKKYVEGLRKRGKPYKCAIVAAMRKLLIHIQSVIKTQQLTLA; encoded by the coding sequence ATGAACTCAGTAAATTACATCGCCATTGATATCTCCAAGGATAGTCTGCAAGTCAAAAGCATCTCTGAAACGACGTGCTTACCTTACTCCGAACCTGGGCTTGCTCGTTTACGGGATATCGCCCTGAAATACCATGCTCCATTGGTAGTCTGTGAGGCTACAGGTGGTTACGAACGCACATTATTGGACTTCCTGCATGAACGTTCCATTGCTGTCGCTCTCGTTAATCCAGCACGTGTACGTGCCTTTGCCCGAAGCGAAGGCATCAATGCCAAGACGGATCCTATCGATGCAGAAATACTCCTGAACTATGCGCAGGAAAAGAAGCCGCTGGGAACACCTCCTCCTGCACCAGGCCGAGCCCAATTAACTGCCTGGTTGGACAGACGTAGCCAACTCACCGAGCAACTGGCTCGAGAGAAGAATCGTATGGCCAAGTGTGTTTCCGAGTTGCGTGATGACATCAGAGCCATGGTCGACTACATCGAAACTCGCCTGAAAGCAATCGAGGACCATATACGCAAACTTTTACAGAATCATCCAGAGATGAGCCAACAAGCGCAGTGCATGCAGGCAATCAAAGGTATCGGAGAAACCACGGCTTGGACCATACTCGGTTACCTGGGGGAGGTCGGTTCAATAGGACGCAACCAACTCGTTGCCCTCGCCGGATTGGCACCATTTAATCGTGATAGTGGTTTGCGGCAAGGAAAGCGCTCCATCTATGCTGGGAGAGCCAAGGTCCGAAAGTGCCTCTATATGGCTGCAACCTGCGCTGCAGTTCACAATCCCGTAATCAAAAAGTACGTGGAAGGTCTGCGTAAGCGTGGCAAACCCTATAAATGCGCCATCGTCGCAGCCATGAGAAAGCTGCTCATCCACATACAGTCGGTAATAAAAACACAGCAATTAACACTTGCATGA